Genomic segment of Tomitella fengzijianii:
CCGACCTGACCCAGCAGCCGCAAGTGCCCGGCCAAGCGCCCGGCACGGGCGCGCAGCTCGGCCTCGTCGCCGCGGCCGACCACCAGCACCTGCAGGTCCGGGTGCCGCTCCACCAGCGCGGGCAGCGCGTCCAGGAGCACCCCCATGCCCTTGCGCGGCTCGTCGTAGCGGCCGAGGAAGAGCACCGTCCCGCCTCGCCGCGGGTAGCCGTCCAGCATCGGGGCGCCGGCGAACGCGGACACGTCCACACCGTTGGGGATCTCGACCGCGTCGGCGCCGAGGGCCTGCACCTGCCAGCGACGCGCCAGCTCCGACACGGCGATGCGCCCGGAGATCTTCTCGTGGTACGGCCGCAGCACGCCCTGGAACGTGGCGAGCACCAGCGAACGCGTGGTGGAGGTGTGGAAGGTCGCCACGATGGGCCCCTCGGCCACCTTGAGCGCCAGCATCGACAGGCTCGGCGCATTGGGTTCGTGCACGTGCAGCACGTCGAAGTCGTTGTCGCGGATCCAGCGGCGGATGCGCGCATAGGTGCCCACCCCGAATCTCAGCCGCGCCACCGACCCGTTGTAGGGGATGGCGACGGCGCGCCCCGCCGACACGACATACGGCGGCAGCTGCACCGATTCCGACGCCGGGGCGAGGACGCTCACGTGGTGGCCGCGCGCCAGGAACACCTGCGCCAGCTCGCTCACGTGCGCCTGCACCCCGCCTGGCACGTCGAACGAGTAGGGGCAGATCATCCCGATGCTCAGCCTGCGCCCGCCATCCGTCTCGGTCACCGTCGCCTACCTGATGCCGAGCCGGGCGCGCCGCTCGTCCGACAGGTCCGACCACCACAGCGACTGCAGCATGTGCCAGTCGGCCGGATGCGCGGCGATGTTCGCGGCGAAGGCGTCGGCCACCGACTGGGTGGCGGCCTCCACGCCCCGGGCGACGTCCACGGGCGGCGCGATGGAGAAGCCCCAGCCGCCCTCGGTGAACCAGCAGTGCACCGGCAGCAGCGCGGCGCCGGTCTCCGCGGCGAGCCGGGCCGGACCGGCGGGCATGCTGGTGCGTTCGCCGAAGAAGTCGACGGGGACGCCGCGCCCGGTCAGGTCCCGCTCGCCGAGCAGGCACACCACCTTGCCCTGCTCGAGCCGCGCGCGCAGCGCGCCGAACGGCGGCTCCTCGCCGCCGCTGAGCGGGAACACCTCGAATCCCAGGCGCTCGCGGTAGTCGACGAAACGCTGGAACAGCGATTCCGGCTTGAGCCGCTCGGCCACGGTGGCGAACTGCCCCCAGGTGTGCACCAGCCACACGCCTGCGACGTCCCAGTTTCCGGAGTGCGGCAGCACGAGCACCGCGCCCTTGCCCGCGTCCAT
This window contains:
- a CDS encoding phosphatidylinositol mannoside acyltransferase; this translates as MTEQARRSRAERLSDAGYAAGWRAVRLLPERVARGAFDLGADIAWRRGAGQDRLRANLARVMGSTPERVPDALIRASLRSYARYWREAFRLPSMDLARVAASVDSAVQGQEHLAAAMDAGKGAVLVLPHSGNWDVAGVWLVHTWGQFATVAERLKPESLFQRFVDYRERLGFEVFPLSGGEEPPFGALRARLEQGKVVCLLGERDLTGRGVPVDFFGERTSMPAGPARLAAETGAALLPVHCWFTEGGWGFSIAPPVDVARGVEAATQSVADAFAANIAAHPADWHMLQSLWWSDLSDERRARLGIR
- a CDS encoding glycosyltransferase family 4 protein yields the protein MSIGMICPYSFDVPGGVQAHVSELAQVFLARGHHVSVLAPASESVQLPPYVVSAGRAVAIPYNGSVARLRFGVGTYARIRRWIRDNDFDVLHVHEPNAPSLSMLALKVAEGPIVATFHTSTTRSLVLATFQGVLRPYHEKISGRIAVSELARRWQVQALGADAVEIPNGVDVSAFAGAPMLDGYPRRGGTVLFLGRYDEPRKGMGVLLDALPALVERHPDLQVLVVGRGDEAELRARAGRLAGHLRLLGQVGDEEKASAMRSADVYVAPNLGGESFGIVLVEALSAHTPVVASSLDAFRRVLRDGEAGVLTEIGDPRSLAAGIDRVLTDTALRERLVAVGDRVVRGYDWPVVADQILRVYETVMVGDRRVRAVGE